The following coding sequences are from one Planctomycetota bacterium window:
- a CDS encoding SUMF1/EgtB/PvdO family nonheme iron enzyme has protein sequence MARSTPALVAGGGLVILASDIRAVLTGQRARGNTPAGQVFFGVDSQSPRPLMSFDPYSDWLAIPATGQKPTHYELLGIPPFTADVEVIDAAVRRRTAEVNRYRTGKREETAQRLLEEVLEAHRVLKDATTRGEYDAALNATLTPVTASTVEDELPFSLELPLDEGDAEADDAPNPMPVILATIVADGLAPPPLPPVRLPEKQVLDALLDPAPASFPTLSLIKPIALGLVGGLALTLVTWLAIRFAPGAPWFPRLAGAEVQNVEAGQTLQFQATLVEPPPKGHVRYEALPDSPAGFTVDEKSGQCAWQVDRKSKLGLQRAGVRVSVVGKGDNYDDRWYDIRVTRYQPRIGLATIPPFSIPEGVEWTFSPRLIPDPSEPNFPCRWQADLPEGASIDTTSGVIRWTPTERQGPGEYNVRLSVAPADRSGQPAFASFDVGVTEVNQPPKCVLPETIEAAELKPLTIKAKVEDEDLPANRVTVTLAPGAPKGLTYNTFNHTIRWTPPLDSAGLSHRVTLVVRDSAEPLKVVRATCVILVKSSRPQGKPNSIGMQFVEVPVGSLLTGASASEREPFFLSVYEVTQDQYQLVMRKSPSWFRGDGGGRSSVKEDTGNYPVEQVSFADAKDFCGRLSELPAERAAKRVYRLPTEDEWEYACRGGVNSSYSFGDVLNRDDANFGNILRRTCRVGSYRANAFGLCDMHGNVAEWCQGGSTGPVARGGCFSYDATRCRCTSRQEFVTSRQSSVLVGFRVVYDQKP, from the coding sequence GTGGCACGTTCCACGCCCGCTTTGGTCGCTGGCGGCGGACTCGTTATACTGGCCAGCGACATCCGCGCGGTGCTGACCGGGCAACGCGCCAGGGGCAACACGCCGGCGGGGCAGGTATTCTTCGGCGTCGATTCACAGTCGCCGCGACCACTCATGAGTTTCGATCCCTACTCGGACTGGTTGGCCATTCCCGCGACGGGGCAAAAGCCGACCCATTACGAGCTGCTGGGCATTCCCCCGTTCACCGCCGATGTCGAGGTGATCGACGCCGCGGTTCGGCGGCGCACGGCGGAGGTCAATCGCTATCGCACCGGCAAGCGCGAGGAGACCGCCCAACGCTTGCTAGAAGAGGTGCTCGAAGCGCATCGGGTCTTGAAAGACGCCACGACACGTGGTGAATACGACGCCGCGCTGAACGCGACTTTGACACCCGTGACGGCAAGTACGGTCGAGGATGAGTTGCCGTTCTCGCTCGAATTGCCGCTTGACGAGGGGGACGCCGAAGCCGACGACGCGCCCAACCCGATGCCGGTCATCCTGGCGACGATCGTTGCCGATGGCCTGGCGCCGCCTCCTCTGCCGCCGGTCAGGCTCCCCGAAAAGCAGGTGCTCGACGCGCTGCTGGACCCGGCGCCGGCGTCATTTCCGACGCTTTCTCTCATCAAGCCGATCGCACTGGGGCTGGTCGGTGGACTGGCGTTGACGCTGGTTACCTGGTTGGCCATTAGGTTCGCGCCCGGCGCGCCCTGGTTTCCGCGCTTGGCGGGCGCCGAGGTTCAGAACGTGGAAGCGGGACAGACATTGCAGTTTCAGGCGACACTGGTCGAGCCGCCTCCCAAAGGGCACGTGCGCTATGAAGCGCTCCCCGACTCGCCAGCGGGGTTCACGGTCGATGAAAAGTCGGGGCAATGCGCCTGGCAGGTTGACCGCAAATCGAAACTGGGGCTTCAGCGCGCGGGCGTGCGTGTCAGTGTGGTTGGCAAGGGCGACAACTACGATGACCGTTGGTACGACATCCGCGTTACTCGCTATCAGCCGCGCATCGGACTGGCGACGATTCCCCCCTTCAGCATTCCTGAGGGTGTCGAGTGGACGTTCAGCCCGAGGCTGATCCCCGATCCGTCCGAGCCCAATTTTCCCTGTCGTTGGCAGGCCGACTTGCCCGAGGGGGCGAGCATCGACACCACCAGCGGAGTGATTCGCTGGACTCCCACCGAGCGGCAAGGGCCGGGCGAATATAATGTGCGCCTGAGCGTCGCTCCGGCCGATCGCTCGGGCCAGCCGGCTTTCGCGAGCTTTGACGTCGGCGTGACCGAGGTCAATCAGCCCCCCAAGTGCGTCTTGCCCGAAACCATCGAAGCGGCGGAACTGAAGCCCCTGACGATTAAGGCTAAAGTCGAAGACGAAGATTTGCCGGCCAACCGTGTGACGGTCACGTTGGCCCCCGGGGCGCCCAAGGGGCTGACCTACAACACCTTCAATCACACCATCAGGTGGACGCCGCCGCTTGATTCGGCGGGCCTCTCGCATCGAGTGACGCTGGTGGTGCGTGACAGCGCCGAACCACTGAAGGTTGTCCGAGCAACGTGCGTGATTCTCGTCAAAAGCAGTCGGCCCCAGGGAAAGCCCAATTCGATCGGGATGCAGTTCGTGGAGGTTCCCGTCGGGTCATTGTTGACGGGAGCGTCGGCGAGCGAGCGTGAACCATTCTTCTTGAGCGTCTACGAAGTGACCCAGGACCAATACCAATTGGTGATGCGGAAATCGCCGAGCTGGTTCCGCGGTGACGGCGGAGGACGCAGCTCGGTGAAAGAGGACACCGGCAACTACCCGGTGGAACAGGTGTCATTCGCGGACGCCAAGGACTTTTGTGGCAGACTATCTGAATTGCCGGCCGAGAGGGCCGCCAAGCGAGTTTATCGATTGCCCACCGAGGACGAATGGGAGTATGCCTGCCGCGGGGGAGTCAATTCTTCGTATTCATTTGGCGACGTCTTGAATCGCGACGACGCCAACTTCGGCAATATCTTGCGGCGAACCTGCCGGGTCGGTTCCTATCGAGCCAACGCTTTTGGCTTGTGCGACATGCACGGCAATGTTGCGGAATGGTGTCAGGGGGGCTCCACGGGGCCGGTAGCTCGAGGGGGGTGTTTCAGCTACGACGCAACCCGTTGCCGCTGCACGTCACGGCAAGAGTTCGTGACCAGCCGCCAATCTTCGGTGCTGGTCGGCTTTCGCGTGGTTTACGACCAGAAGCCCTAG
- a CDS encoding tetratricopeptide repeat protein gives MLMMVRWLAIVVVVGTVSGVRAEQASTWVGRSVMLRTASAQLQELAGTAAPEPGELIEVADVRGELLRIDHGWIHRDDVVAAEDAIEHFSEQLRDERTVFALTSRCQAYAAKGEYQRAIGDCAEILELAPQSASARGNRAWLYLQVGEYRDARRDASAAIKLDPGHAANFSIRGLAYLELGKTDDAIADFNQAIRLNPQSASAYNSRGTAHAERGDHRRAIADISRSIELDPAPRRTAYNPYYNRGRSLAELGRHQDAIADFTKAIEFDGEHSPAYLSRAECWDAIGEEKRSTADYIRAAELDDQAPLPRS, from the coding sequence ATGTTGATGATGGTTCGTTGGTTGGCAATCGTAGTCGTGGTTGGGACGGTGAGCGGCGTGCGCGCCGAGCAGGCCAGCACTTGGGTTGGTCGTTCGGTCATGTTGCGAACCGCCAGTGCCCAACTCCAAGAGTTGGCTGGCACGGCCGCGCCGGAGCCCGGCGAGTTGATCGAAGTCGCGGATGTGCGCGGCGAATTGCTCCGCATCGACCACGGCTGGATTCATCGCGATGATGTCGTGGCCGCCGAAGACGCCATCGAACATTTCAGCGAGCAACTCCGCGACGAACGCACTGTCTTTGCCCTGACGAGTCGTTGCCAGGCGTACGCCGCCAAGGGGGAGTATCAGCGCGCCATCGGCGATTGTGCGGAGATTCTAGAGCTGGCCCCCCAGTCGGCTTCGGCGCGTGGCAATCGGGCCTGGCTCTACTTGCAAGTCGGCGAGTATCGCGACGCCCGGCGTGACGCCTCGGCCGCGATCAAGCTCGACCCTGGCCACGCGGCTAATTTCTCGATTCGGGGACTGGCCTACCTGGAACTGGGAAAGACCGACGACGCGATCGCCGACTTTAATCAGGCCATCCGGCTGAATCCCCAGTCGGCTTCGGCCTACAACAGCCGTGGCACGGCTCACGCCGAGCGAGGTGACCACCGCCGCGCCATCGCTGACATTTCACGCTCGATTGAACTTGATCCGGCGCCGCGCCGAACCGCTTACAATCCGTATTACAACCGTGGCCGCTCGTTGGCCGAGTTGGGACGGCATCAGGATGCGATCGCCGACTTTACCAAGGCGATCGAGTTCGATGGCGAGCATTCCCCGGCGTATCTGAGTCGCGCCGAATGCTGGGACGCCATCGGGGAAGAGAAGCGTTCCACGGCCGACTACATTCGCGCGGCCGAACTCGACGATCAGGCCCCACTGCCGCGGTCGTAG
- a CDS encoding PDZ domain-containing protein, with translation MKFLAIAMFVALTAFAPFANAEGVKARGALGVTMTRTGTARVVRVAPNSPAFRAGLLPGDKIVAIGDEEIKNFHDVIRVVTGHKPGQKVEIIFERNGLQGDVDVVLSSEVDAFGNTTPAYVPSGDGETNPEWPAGYQRGRSESFPYQS, from the coding sequence ATGAAGTTTCTAGCAATTGCGATGTTTGTCGCTTTGACCGCGTTTGCCCCGTTTGCCAATGCCGAAGGGGTCAAGGCCCGCGGCGCGTTGGGGGTGACCATGACTCGAACCGGCACCGCCCGGGTGGTGCGCGTGGCCCCGAACAGCCCAGCTTTCCGCGCTGGCTTGCTGCCGGGAGACAAGATCGTCGCGATCGGCGACGAAGAGATCAAGAACTTCCATGACGTAATTCGCGTCGTCACCGGGCACAAGCCTGGCCAGAAGGTTGAAATCATCTTCGAGCGCAATGGTCTGCAAGGTGACGTCGATGTGGTGTTGAGTTCGGAAGTCGATGCCTTCGGCAACACGACGCCGGCGTATGTGCCGTCGGGCGACGGCGAAACCAATCCGGAATGGCCCGCCGGCTATCAACGCGGCCGTTCGGAATCGTTTCCATACCAAAGTTAA
- a CDS encoding Hsp70 family protein, with protein sequence MGRENLVGIDLGTTFSVIAHLNAQGTATVIPNSDAEPLTPSAIYLEGNTAIVGQAAREAAASGSGDVAMFVKRELGRPVFSRALGGRQYRPETLSAIVLRKLKQDAERHIGPIHKAVITVPAFFDDTRRKATQDAGRIAGLEVLDIINEPTAAALSYAAEGAGATGKLIDIPGGQMTVLVYDLGGGTFDVTVVKLADKHFETIATDGAVKLGGKDWDDKVVEYVAQEFRQQFNANPLDDEQRRDVLAAQAEKAKRVLSRGLPSATIECFHEGHNLKVKLTREKFEKLTEGLLSHTHIVTDLVLQQAKLTWNQVDRILLVGGSTKMQMVPAMLQNISGKKPDNSLDPDQVVARGAAIHAGILAARGNAGELVLDDGALEELGKIVVGNVNAYSLGVAALKEDKVAKKRWRVNDILIPKNTRLPASFSRIYPLDRAGVSSVKVPILEGEAPNAEDNITIGECVISDLPPNLPARSPIQVRLHYDGSGRISVMALDMTGGRLAQVEIKREYGLTEADIERERAFVDSLTIQ encoded by the coding sequence GTGGGCAGGGAAAATCTCGTCGGAATCGACCTGGGGACTACCTTTTCGGTCATCGCGCACCTCAATGCGCAAGGCACCGCCACCGTCATCCCGAACAGCGACGCCGAGCCGCTGACCCCCAGCGCCATCTACCTGGAAGGTAACACGGCCATCGTTGGCCAAGCCGCCCGCGAGGCTGCCGCCTCGGGTTCGGGCGACGTGGCCATGTTCGTCAAGCGCGAGCTGGGACGGCCGGTTTTCTCGCGCGCCTTGGGGGGCCGGCAATACCGGCCCGAAACCTTGTCGGCCATTGTCTTGCGCAAGCTCAAGCAAGACGCCGAGCGGCATATCGGCCCGATCCACAAGGCCGTGATTACCGTGCCCGCCTTTTTCGACGACACCCGCCGCAAAGCCACCCAGGACGCGGGGCGAATCGCCGGGCTGGAAGTCCTGGACATCATCAACGAGCCGACGGCCGCCGCCCTGTCCTACGCCGCCGAAGGGGCCGGCGCCACCGGCAAGCTGATCGACATTCCCGGCGGCCAGATGACCGTGCTGGTCTATGACCTGGGTGGTGGCACCTTTGACGTGACCGTGGTCAAGCTGGCCGACAAGCACTTCGAGACCATTGCCACCGACGGCGCGGTGAAGCTGGGAGGCAAAGATTGGGACGACAAAGTCGTCGAATACGTGGCCCAGGAGTTCCGCCAACAGTTCAACGCCAACCCGCTGGACGATGAACAACGCCGCGATGTCTTGGCCGCCCAGGCCGAAAAGGCCAAGCGCGTGCTGTCGCGCGGGCTCCCCTCGGCCACGATCGAATGCTTTCACGAAGGGCACAACCTGAAGGTCAAGCTGACGCGCGAGAAGTTCGAGAAGTTGACCGAAGGGCTGTTGTCCCACACGCACATTGTCACGGATCTGGTGCTGCAACAGGCCAAGCTGACTTGGAACCAGGTTGACCGGATTCTGCTGGTCGGTGGCAGCACCAAAATGCAAATGGTGCCCGCCATGTTGCAGAACATCTCGGGCAAAAAGCCCGATAACAGCTTGGATCCCGACCAGGTCGTCGCTCGGGGAGCGGCCATTCACGCCGGCATTTTGGCCGCGCGCGGCAACGCGGGTGAACTGGTGCTTGACGACGGCGCGCTCGAGGAGTTGGGCAAAATCGTCGTCGGCAACGTCAACGCTTACAGCCTGGGCGTAGCCGCGCTCAAGGAAGACAAGGTGGCGAAAAAGCGCTGGCGGGTGAATGACATTTTGATTCCGAAGAACACTCGATTGCCCGCCTCGTTCAGCCGGATTTACCCGTTGGACCGCGCCGGAGTCAGCTCGGTGAAGGTGCCCATCTTGGAAGGCGAGGCCCCCAACGCCGAGGACAATATCACGATCGGCGAGTGTGTGATCTCGGACTTGCCGCCGAACTTGCCGGCGCGGTCCCCCATCCAGGTGCGATTACACTACGATGGCAGCGGACGGATCAGCGTGATGGCCCTGGACATGACCGGTGGCCGGCTGGCCCAGGTGGAGATCAAGCGCGAATACGGGCTGACCGAAGCGGACATCGAGCGCGAACGGGCATTTGTCGATTCCTTGACGATTCAATAG
- the recQ gene encoding DNA helicase RecQ, which translates to MEPMKQLRAVVRQYWGFDELRPLQAEAMQLALTRRDSLVVLPTGGGKSLCFQAPALCMPGLAVVVSPLISLMKDQVDALVDRGVAAAAVNSTSSPAERRRVADEIRAERLKLLYLSPERLTSEQMLTFLTGVKLSFFAIDEAHCISQWGHDFRPEYRELKLLKETFPDTPVHAYTATATATVREEIARELRLERPETLVGAFDRPNLVYRVLRRGDKMKQITEVIERHADESGVIYCLRRADVDELCEQLQAAGYTAAPYHAGMDERARHDSQEAFANDRVKIIVATVAFGMGIDKSDVRFVLHAAAPKSLESYQQESGRAGRDGLEAECCLFFSGADFMAWRRMQSELPPPALEAAMALLDGIEKFCLTVNCRHQAIVNYFGQTLPNENCGACDVCLGDVEYQADALVIAQKILSCVVRLQSGFGAAYVTNVLVGSREQRILEREHDQLSTHGILQEFDSKHIRGWVEQLVEQGFLAKSGEYNVLQITASGRELLRGNATPRLLKPSTKPRRESRAAKESWEGVDRELFESLRSLRRRKADERGLPPFVVFSDVTLRDMARRRPMTPEQMLAVHGVGQQKCAQYGAEFIAAIRSYCELHGVGDGRTIESFDDEPTVAPKRSSKGAKAAAFELFAQRRSIEDVCQKLSRAPSTVQSYLLEFMTEREIDDPTPWLDAGLFEQIRQAACQVETGQLTPLFEALRGAATYDQIRVALAALKNFSEK; encoded by the coding sequence ATGGAACCAATGAAACAGCTTCGCGCCGTGGTGCGCCAATATTGGGGTTTTGACGAGTTGCGTCCGTTGCAGGCCGAGGCCATGCAATTGGCCCTGACGCGGCGCGATTCGCTGGTCGTCCTGCCGACGGGCGGCGGAAAGTCGCTCTGCTTTCAAGCTCCGGCGCTGTGCATGCCCGGGCTGGCCGTGGTGGTTTCGCCGCTGATCAGTCTGATGAAGGACCAGGTCGATGCGCTGGTCGACCGGGGCGTGGCCGCGGCCGCGGTGAACAGCACGTCGTCGCCGGCCGAGCGCCGCCGCGTGGCCGACGAGATTCGGGCCGAGCGGCTCAAGCTGCTGTATCTTTCTCCTGAGCGGTTGACATCGGAGCAGATGTTGACGTTTCTAACCGGTGTCAAGCTGTCGTTCTTTGCCATCGACGAGGCCCACTGCATCAGCCAGTGGGGCCACGACTTCCGCCCCGAATATCGCGAACTGAAGCTCCTGAAGGAAACATTCCCCGACACGCCGGTCCACGCCTATACGGCCACGGCCACCGCCACGGTGCGAGAAGAGATCGCCCGCGAGTTGCGACTGGAACGCCCCGAGACACTGGTCGGCGCGTTCGACCGGCCAAACCTGGTCTATCGCGTGTTGCGCCGCGGCGACAAGATGAAACAGATCACCGAGGTGATCGAACGCCACGCCGACGAATCGGGCGTGATTTACTGTCTGCGACGAGCCGACGTCGACGAGTTGTGCGAGCAATTGCAGGCTGCGGGCTACACGGCGGCCCCTTACCACGCGGGCATGGACGAGCGCGCTCGGCACGACAGCCAGGAGGCGTTTGCCAATGATCGGGTAAAAATCATCGTCGCCACCGTGGCGTTCGGCATGGGGATCGACAAATCGGACGTGCGCTTCGTGCTACATGCCGCCGCGCCCAAGTCGCTGGAAAGCTACCAGCAAGAAAGCGGCCGCGCGGGGCGCGACGGGCTCGAAGCTGAGTGCTGTCTGTTCTTTTCCGGCGCCGACTTCATGGCTTGGCGACGGATGCAGAGCGAGCTACCGCCGCCGGCGCTCGAGGCGGCGATGGCGCTGTTGGACGGTATCGAGAAGTTCTGCTTGACGGTGAATTGCCGACACCAGGCGATTGTGAACTACTTTGGCCAAACGCTGCCGAACGAGAACTGCGGCGCGTGCGATGTGTGCCTGGGGGATGTCGAGTATCAGGCCGACGCGCTGGTGATTGCTCAGAAGATTCTGTCGTGCGTCGTGCGGCTGCAAAGTGGCTTTGGCGCCGCGTACGTCACGAACGTATTGGTCGGTTCGCGCGAGCAACGCATCCTGGAACGTGAACACGATCAGCTCAGCACGCACGGCATTCTGCAAGAGTTCGACTCGAAGCACATCCGCGGCTGGGTCGAGCAACTGGTCGAGCAAGGGTTTCTGGCCAAGAGTGGCGAATACAACGTGCTGCAAATCACGGCGAGCGGTCGGGAACTGTTGCGCGGGAACGCCACGCCACGGCTGTTGAAACCTTCGACCAAGCCGCGGCGTGAATCGCGGGCGGCCAAGGAGTCGTGGGAAGGGGTCGATCGGGAACTGTTTGAGAGCCTGCGCTCGCTGCGCCGCCGCAAGGCTGACGAACGGGGGCTGCCGCCGTTTGTGGTGTTCAGCGATGTCACGCTGCGCGACATGGCCCGACGGCGGCCCATGACGCCGGAACAGATGCTGGCAGTGCATGGCGTTGGGCAGCAGAAGTGCGCGCAGTATGGAGCCGAGTTCATCGCCGCGATTCGCAGCTATTGCGAACTGCACGGGGTGGGTGACGGTCGCACCATTGAATCGTTTGATGACGAGCCAACCGTGGCGCCTAAGCGAAGCTCAAAAGGGGCCAAAGCGGCGGCCTTCGAGCTGTTCGCCCAGCGGCGTAGCATTGAGGACGTCTGTCAGAAACTCAGCCGAGCCCCTTCGACGGTGCAAAGCTATTTGCTGGAATTCATGACGGAACGCGAGATCGACGACCCGACTCCGTGGCTCGATGCCGGCCTGTTCGAACAAATCAGGCAGGCCGCGTGTCAGGTCGAAACCGGTCAACTGACGCCGTTGTTCGAAGCGCTGCGCGGAGCGGCCACCTATGATCAGATTCGCGTCGCGCTGGCGGCGCTGAAGAATTTTTCAGAAAAATAG